A genome region from Hoplias malabaricus isolate fHopMal1 chromosome 8, fHopMal1.hap1, whole genome shotgun sequence includes the following:
- the pkd2 gene encoding polycystin-2 isoform X1: MSSIRPRSQPQSPAAPDSTPQSEAIELCTMPHSAGAAEEERPDTGSNSSPCPGPGPGPGSSSGSRQAWSRDNPGFEPEDGLMGAVWAPQSHGRRSLSTASSSSGLESFSARIRGELSPGLTAQGIQHSWSKRILAKIRFLWGTRLMEESDSSREGYLKNVLREMVTYIFFLITLCIITYGMLSTNMYFYTKAMSHLFLDTPLSNGDPTTFKTLSTTEDFWKYTEGPFLNGMYWNMWYNNKSLSENQSRIYYENLLLGVPRLRQVKVLNKSCPVHEDLKNEVYDCYSTYSPANEDKAPFGLKNGTAWVYSEESTLGEGSYWGEVATYRGGGYYQDLSRSKEESSSRLQELKENLWLDRGTRAVFLDFAVYNGNVNLFCIVRMLVEFPATGGTVTSWQFQTVRLVPYVSCWDYFVGTCEVIFILFVLYYVVEEVLEIRLHRLHYFKSLWNCLDVVIVGLSIPAIIMNIYRTSAISNRLTYLRENPSTYPNFEPLAQLQAQFNSLCAIMVFLAWVKLFKFINFNKTMSQLSTTMSRCAKDLLGFAFMFFIVFLAYAQLAYLVFGTQLNDFSTFQACIFTQFRMILGDFDFSEIEETNRFLGPIYFTTFVFFMFMILLNMFLAIINDTYSEVKADMAQQRSEMEITDLIKKGYHKAMVKLRLRKTTVDDISDSLRQAGGKLNFDELREDLRGKGHSDAEIEAIFAKYDLDGDQELTEHEHQQMRDDLEKEREDLDLEHSSLPRPLSGRSMSRSQDDSEEDDDEDSGHSSRRRGSSSGGVSYEEFQVLVRRVDRMEHSIGSIVSKIDAVIVKLEVMERAKLKRREVLGRLLDGVIENERMGRDMEVHKEQMEKLVREELEHWESDDAVSQVSHQQNTPIISGAQPRPRSARPSSSLSTEGPDSGGNGCGHI, translated from the exons ATGAGCTCTATCAGACCCCGCTCCCAGCCGCAGTCCCCGGCGGCTCCAGACTCGACACCGCAGAGCGAAGCCATCGAACTCTGCACCATGCCGCACTCCGCCGGCGCCGCTGAGGAGGAGAGACCCGACACCGGCTCCAACTCCAGTCCGTGTCCCGGCCCCGGTCCTGGTCCAGGCTCCAGCTCGGGCTCCAGGCAGGCGTGGAGTCGCGATAACCCTGGCTTCGAGCCCGAGGACGGCCTGATGGGGGCCGTATGGGCCCCGCAGAGCCACGGCCGTAGGTCTCTGTCCACAGCTTCCAGCAGCAGCGGCCTGGAGAGCTTCAGCGCCCGGATACGCGGAGAGCTCTCTCCCGGCCTCACTGCGCAGGGCATCCAGCACAGCTGGAGCAAAAGGATCCTGGCAAAAATAAGAT TTCTGTGGGGCACACGTCTAATGGAGGAGAGTGACAGCAGCAGGGAGGGGTATCTGAAGAATGTTCTGAGGGAAATGGTCACCTACATCTTCTTCCTCATCACTTTGTGCATCA TAACATATGGGATGTTGAGCACCAACATGTACTTTTACACCAAAGCCATGTCTCATCTCTTCCTGGACACACCACTGTCCAATGGAGATCCCACCACCTTCAAGACCCTCTCAACAACGGAGGACTTCTGGAAA TACACAGAGGGGCCTTTTCTCAACGGAATGTACTGGAACATGTGGTACAACAATAAAAGCCTCTCAGAGAACCAGAGTCGCATCTACTATGAGAACCTTCTTCTAGGAGTCCCTCGCCTTCGCCAGGTCAAAGTGCTCAACAAGTCATGTCCGGTGCACGAGGACCTGAAGAACGAGGTTTACGACTGCTACAGCACCTACTCACCCGCCAACGAAGACAAGGCACCCTTTGGCCTCAAAAATGGCACAGC GTGGGTGTATTCTGAGGAGAGCACTCTTGGCGAGGGCAGCTATTGGGGTGAAGTGGCCACTTATAGAGGTGGGGGTTACTACCAGGACCTATCCAGGAGCAAAGAGGAATCCAGCAGTAGGCTTCAAGAGTTAAAAGAAAACCTGTGGTTGGACCGTGGCACCAGAGCAGTCTTTCTTGACTTTGCAGTCTACAATGGCAATGTCAACCTATTCTGCATTGTCAG AATGCTGGTGGAATTTCCTGCCACTGGGGGCACTGTGACTTCGTGGCAGTTCCAGACGGTGCGTCTGGTGCCGTATGTGTCCTGCTGGGACTACTTTGTGGGGACGTGTGAAGTGATCTTTATCCTCTTCGTGCTCTATTATGTGGTGGAGGAAGTGCTTGAGATCCGTCTGCATCGTCTGCACTACTTTAAGAGTCTGTGGAACTGTCTGGACGTTGTCATAGTAGGG CTGAGCATTCCTGCCATTATCATGAACATCTACAGGACATCAGCGATCAGTAACAGGCTAACATATCTGCGGGAGAACCCCAGCACATACCCAAACTTCGAACCCCTCGCTCAGCTGCAGGCTCAGTTCAACAGCCTGTGTGCCATCATGGTTTTCCTCGCCTGGGTCAAA CTCTTCAAGTTCATCAACTTCAATAAGACCATGAGTCAGCTGTCCACCACAATGTCCAGATGTGCAAAGGACCTGCTAGGCTTCGCCTTTATGTTCTTCATTGTGTTCCTGGCATATGCACAGTTGGCTTACCTGGTGTTTGGAACCCAGCTCAATGACTTCAGCACCTTCCAGGCTTGCAT TTTCACTCAGTTCCGGATGATTCTGGGAGACTTTGACTTCTCAGAGATTGAAGAGACAAACAGGTTTCTGGGGCCAATTTACTTTACCACCTTTGTGTTCTTCATGTTCATGATTCTGCTG aACATGTTCTTGGCTATTATCAATGACACATACTCAGAGGTGAAGGCTGATATGGCACAGCAAAGATCTGAAATGGAGATTACAGACCTCATTAAAAAG gGTTACCATAAGGCTATGGTGAAACTGAGGCTGAGGAAGACTACGGTGGACGATATCTCGGACAGCCTTCGCCAGGCTGGAGGGAAACTCAACTTTGATGAACTGCGAGAGGACCTAAGAGG AAAGGGACACTCAGATGCTGAGATTGAAGCCATTTTTGCCAAGTACGACCTGGACGGAGACCAGGAGCTCACTGAGCACGAACACCAGCAGATGAGGGATGatctggagaaagagaga GAGGACTTGGATCTGGAGCACAGTTCGCTGCCCAGGCCGCTAAGTGGGCGGAGCATGTCTCGAAGCCAGGACGACtcagaagaagatgatgatgaggacagCGGACACAGCTCCCGTCGTCGTGGCAGCAGCTCTGGGGGCGTTTCTTATGAGGAGTTCCAAGT ATTGGTGCGGAGGGTGGACCGTATGGAGCACTCTATTGGTAGCATAGTGTCCAAGATCGACGCGGTCATTGTGAAGCTGGAGGTCATGGAGAGGGCAAAGCTGAAGAGGCGGGAAGTACTCGGCCGATTGCTGGACGGTGTCATAGAG aATGAGAGGATGGGGAGGGATATGGAGGTTCACAAGGAGCAGATGGAGAAGCTGGTGCGAGAAGAACTTGAGCACTGGGAGTCGGACGATGCCGTCTCTCAGGTCAGCCACCAGCAGAACACTCCTATTATCTCCGGAGCTCAGCCCCGCCCTCGCAGCGCCCGACCTTCCTCCTCGCTGTCCACCGAGGGTCCAGACTCAGGGGGTAACGGGTGTGGACACATCTAA
- the pkd2 gene encoding polycystin-2 isoform X2, which translates to MSSIRPRSQPQSPAAPDSTPQSEAIELCTMPHSAGAAEEERPDTGSNSSPCPGPGPGPGSSSGSRQAWSRDNPGFEPEDGLMGAVWAPQSHGRRSLSTASSSSGLESFSARIRGELSPGLTAQGIQHSWSKRILAKIRFLWGTRLMEESDSSREGYLKNVLREMVTYIFFLITLCIITYGMLSTNMYFYTKAMSHLFLDTPLSNGDPTTFKTLSTTEDFWKYTEGPFLNGMYWNMWYNNKSLSENQSRIYYENLLLGVPRLRQVKVLNKSCPVHEDLKNEVYDCYSTYSPANEDKAPFGLKNGTAWVYSEESTLGEGSYWGEVATYRGGGYYQDLSRSKEESSSRLQELKENLWLDRGTRAVFLDFAVYNGNVNLFCIVRMLVEFPATGGTVTSWQFQTVRLVPYVSCWDYFVGTCEVIFILFVLYYVVEEVLEIRLHRLHYFKSLWNCLDVVIVGLSIPAIIMNIYRTSAISNRLTYLRENPSTYPNFEPLAQLQAQFNSLCAIMVFLAWVKLFKFINFNKTMSQLSTTMSRCAKDLLGFAFMFFIVFLAYAQLAYLVFGTQLNDFSTFQACIFTQFRMILGDFDFSEIEETNRFLGPIYFTTFVFFMFMILLNMFLAIINDTYSEVKADMAQQRSEMEITDLIKKGYHKAMVKLRLRKTTVDDISDSLRQAGGKLNFDELREDLRGKGHSDAEIEAIFAKYDLDGDQELTEHEHQQMRDDLEKERDLDLEHSSLPRPLSGRSMSRSQDDSEEDDDEDSGHSSRRRGSSSGGVSYEEFQVLVRRVDRMEHSIGSIVSKIDAVIVKLEVMERAKLKRREVLGRLLDGVIENERMGRDMEVHKEQMEKLVREELEHWESDDAVSQVSHQQNTPIISGAQPRPRSARPSSSLSTEGPDSGGNGCGHI; encoded by the exons ATGAGCTCTATCAGACCCCGCTCCCAGCCGCAGTCCCCGGCGGCTCCAGACTCGACACCGCAGAGCGAAGCCATCGAACTCTGCACCATGCCGCACTCCGCCGGCGCCGCTGAGGAGGAGAGACCCGACACCGGCTCCAACTCCAGTCCGTGTCCCGGCCCCGGTCCTGGTCCAGGCTCCAGCTCGGGCTCCAGGCAGGCGTGGAGTCGCGATAACCCTGGCTTCGAGCCCGAGGACGGCCTGATGGGGGCCGTATGGGCCCCGCAGAGCCACGGCCGTAGGTCTCTGTCCACAGCTTCCAGCAGCAGCGGCCTGGAGAGCTTCAGCGCCCGGATACGCGGAGAGCTCTCTCCCGGCCTCACTGCGCAGGGCATCCAGCACAGCTGGAGCAAAAGGATCCTGGCAAAAATAAGAT TTCTGTGGGGCACACGTCTAATGGAGGAGAGTGACAGCAGCAGGGAGGGGTATCTGAAGAATGTTCTGAGGGAAATGGTCACCTACATCTTCTTCCTCATCACTTTGTGCATCA TAACATATGGGATGTTGAGCACCAACATGTACTTTTACACCAAAGCCATGTCTCATCTCTTCCTGGACACACCACTGTCCAATGGAGATCCCACCACCTTCAAGACCCTCTCAACAACGGAGGACTTCTGGAAA TACACAGAGGGGCCTTTTCTCAACGGAATGTACTGGAACATGTGGTACAACAATAAAAGCCTCTCAGAGAACCAGAGTCGCATCTACTATGAGAACCTTCTTCTAGGAGTCCCTCGCCTTCGCCAGGTCAAAGTGCTCAACAAGTCATGTCCGGTGCACGAGGACCTGAAGAACGAGGTTTACGACTGCTACAGCACCTACTCACCCGCCAACGAAGACAAGGCACCCTTTGGCCTCAAAAATGGCACAGC GTGGGTGTATTCTGAGGAGAGCACTCTTGGCGAGGGCAGCTATTGGGGTGAAGTGGCCACTTATAGAGGTGGGGGTTACTACCAGGACCTATCCAGGAGCAAAGAGGAATCCAGCAGTAGGCTTCAAGAGTTAAAAGAAAACCTGTGGTTGGACCGTGGCACCAGAGCAGTCTTTCTTGACTTTGCAGTCTACAATGGCAATGTCAACCTATTCTGCATTGTCAG AATGCTGGTGGAATTTCCTGCCACTGGGGGCACTGTGACTTCGTGGCAGTTCCAGACGGTGCGTCTGGTGCCGTATGTGTCCTGCTGGGACTACTTTGTGGGGACGTGTGAAGTGATCTTTATCCTCTTCGTGCTCTATTATGTGGTGGAGGAAGTGCTTGAGATCCGTCTGCATCGTCTGCACTACTTTAAGAGTCTGTGGAACTGTCTGGACGTTGTCATAGTAGGG CTGAGCATTCCTGCCATTATCATGAACATCTACAGGACATCAGCGATCAGTAACAGGCTAACATATCTGCGGGAGAACCCCAGCACATACCCAAACTTCGAACCCCTCGCTCAGCTGCAGGCTCAGTTCAACAGCCTGTGTGCCATCATGGTTTTCCTCGCCTGGGTCAAA CTCTTCAAGTTCATCAACTTCAATAAGACCATGAGTCAGCTGTCCACCACAATGTCCAGATGTGCAAAGGACCTGCTAGGCTTCGCCTTTATGTTCTTCATTGTGTTCCTGGCATATGCACAGTTGGCTTACCTGGTGTTTGGAACCCAGCTCAATGACTTCAGCACCTTCCAGGCTTGCAT TTTCACTCAGTTCCGGATGATTCTGGGAGACTTTGACTTCTCAGAGATTGAAGAGACAAACAGGTTTCTGGGGCCAATTTACTTTACCACCTTTGTGTTCTTCATGTTCATGATTCTGCTG aACATGTTCTTGGCTATTATCAATGACACATACTCAGAGGTGAAGGCTGATATGGCACAGCAAAGATCTGAAATGGAGATTACAGACCTCATTAAAAAG gGTTACCATAAGGCTATGGTGAAACTGAGGCTGAGGAAGACTACGGTGGACGATATCTCGGACAGCCTTCGCCAGGCTGGAGGGAAACTCAACTTTGATGAACTGCGAGAGGACCTAAGAGG AAAGGGACACTCAGATGCTGAGATTGAAGCCATTTTTGCCAAGTACGACCTGGACGGAGACCAGGAGCTCACTGAGCACGAACACCAGCAGATGAGGGATGatctggagaaagagaga GACTTGGATCTGGAGCACAGTTCGCTGCCCAGGCCGCTAAGTGGGCGGAGCATGTCTCGAAGCCAGGACGACtcagaagaagatgatgatgaggacagCGGACACAGCTCCCGTCGTCGTGGCAGCAGCTCTGGGGGCGTTTCTTATGAGGAGTTCCAAGT ATTGGTGCGGAGGGTGGACCGTATGGAGCACTCTATTGGTAGCATAGTGTCCAAGATCGACGCGGTCATTGTGAAGCTGGAGGTCATGGAGAGGGCAAAGCTGAAGAGGCGGGAAGTACTCGGCCGATTGCTGGACGGTGTCATAGAG aATGAGAGGATGGGGAGGGATATGGAGGTTCACAAGGAGCAGATGGAGAAGCTGGTGCGAGAAGAACTTGAGCACTGGGAGTCGGACGATGCCGTCTCTCAGGTCAGCCACCAGCAGAACACTCCTATTATCTCCGGAGCTCAGCCCCGCCCTCGCAGCGCCCGACCTTCCTCCTCGCTGTCCACCGAGGGTCCAGACTCAGGGGGTAACGGGTGTGGACACATCTAA